AATGCCTCAAATTCAAACGAAAGAAAAATACTATATATACATAACCATGATAATGCAGAAGATGCTATAGATATTCAAATTAGCACTATAGCTCATGAATTTCAACATATGATATTCTATAATGAAAAAGTGCTCAATGACAAACCCTTTTTTGCTGCTAATGCAGACATCTGGATTAATGAAGGATTGTCTCAATTAGCAGAAGACCTGGTTGGTTATGGGTTCTTACATGGTATAATTCCCCATCTTAACGCATATCTTAGTGAACCAGATAAAACTTCGTTAATTAATTGGGAATTTAAAATAGCTAATTATGACGCTTCCTATCTTTTTGCCAGATATATTTATGATAGATTTGGCAAGGAAATTATAAGTTATATACATAACTCCAATGAGACTTATAAAGATGCTATAGGCAGTTATGCCGGAACATCTTTTAGGGAATTATATGAAGATTGGGCATCAGCCTTATTTTTTGACAGATATGTAAATATAAAAGAGAGTAGATATAATTTTCCAAGTATCGAAGTACCCGGAGTATATGGTCCTCGTTTATATCCAGGTGATAGTTGGGAAAACATCAGTGTAAAAGGATGGTCAAGTATATATACATTAATTATGCCTGGTAATGGTTCTGATTTAAAGATAAGTATTGAAGGCGCAGACAAAGAAGGAGATCTAAGAATGAAGGTATATTGGGGAAGGTTTTAAACAATTATCTAAAAAAGCTAGAAAAAATTCCATCAAGATATTTAAATTAGCTGGAAGAATTCACTCTAGTATATAAACAGGTTGCCATTATTAAATAATGGCAACCTTAATAGCAAACAATTATTATCTTTATCTTTTCTTTTCTTTTAGACGCCAAACTGCCTCTTCCATGCTTTCAGGATCAAAAGCAGCTTTTATGGCACCTATATATATAAGCGGGGATAACAATCATTAAAGAACTTTTCATTCTTTAATCCCCTGGAAAATTACTTTTAGGTCCTCTGCTCATGTCATGTCCAAATATATTATTACATAATAAGTCTAAAAATTTTAGCACTATTTGTCGAGAGTCCTGCTAACTTTTACTTTTTTTGAATTTTAATATAAGAACATACAAGCTAATTCCAAAAATTGCTCCTACACTATCAATCATAATATCCCTAATATCACCAACTCGCCCCGGAACATATATCTGATGAACTTCATCAACTACTGCATAAAGAACCGATAGTGATATGGCCGACAAAACACAATTTAGCATTGAAATACCACTAATTCTAAAAGCATTAATCAGTAAAACACCAAGAACAAAATATGCCGAAAAGTGAGCAGCTTTCCTAATAAAATGGTGGAAACTATTAATATCAAACTCCAAAAAAGGAAAAACTGTTTCAAAAAAATTAGCAATGATTTGTGTTATTCCTATGCTTAGCTCTCTAGACTCTTCAGCTGCCTGTGACGATAGATAAAAAATAAGTCCCATCCATAGAATAACTGCTAACCAGGCAAAAATTTTTTTAAACTTCATAAGAGATCTACCTTTCCGTATATTTACAGTTAAGAGATTTAACTTCTATCGGCCTTCACTTTATCTCAGCAGTCCACTTATTATCTCAGTAGTCCACTTAACAGCTCCTCTTCCAGGCCAGGCTTTTTTTAATAAAACCCTTTAAGATTATCTTTATGTCTTAAGGCAAGAAATAATTACTAATGAAATAATCAAATTTCAAACAACAGCCTCTATTATATCATAAAAGCAGAAAAATGGAAAAGTACAGTATCCCAATTTCATTTAAGTTTTTTCACCCCATTAAATAGTGGATGGAAATTCATCAATCATTCCTTGTATATACCGTATTAACAGAGAAAGATCAGATGCGTTTATCATACCATCTCCATTAAGATCAGCTGCTCTTTGACTAGCTTCATCTAAATCAAGCATTGAGAGTAAATATCTAGATAAGATAGTAATATCTCTAGAATCTATTAAACCATCTCCATTAACGTCACCAAGCATAAACTCTTTATCACTGATATCATTCCCTAAAAAACGTTCCCTTGCTGGATTGCTTCCATTTAAAATATCTGCACCAGTGGATGGCCAATCCATAGCAGCATAAAACTCCGGTTTAGAATCATGATATAATGAGACGGGTAGAGAGTGGTCTTCTATATTATCATCCCATTGTATTTCTCCCTGAACATAGTTACCATGAATCAATAAAGTATCAGGATCTATTAAATGGGGAAATCTATTGTCTGTGTCCCAGTCAATAATGTCCTGAACAAGCTCATTTGCAATAATATTTTGATAGTTAGAGGAGTCCTGAATGGAAATACCTTCTGATTCTACACGGTTTCGTATTATTGTATTGTTAGGACCACTAGGACCCCAAAAATCACTTACAACCACTCTTTGAACTATATTCCCTTCAAAAAGATTATGATATGCATAATGACCATGTAAAGATATATCACTAGGCATCCAGTCTCCATCTGACTTGGGTTCTATAGAATAATTATATCCAAAAACATTAGCGTTTGCGCCTAGATGAACCATCATCGAATGACGCAATCTTCTAAAAATATTATTTTCTACTAAACTATTGGTAGTATGATAACCAAGCTCCACTCCATAACCATGACCTCCAGAGCCCCAATTTGTTGCATCATCAAAAAAGCTATCTCTTACTTCTAATCTATACACTGTATTAGCATATACATGTCCTTTACTAGCAAACTTACTATGAACATTTTTCACCCAGGAATTAGCTGCATTTTTAAAATAAAATATATATGTAGGGGAAGTATCAATTCTTTCTATAGTAAAATTCTCAAAACCAACATACTCTACAAAACCCTGTGTCCTAATAATCGGATTGAACTGAGAATCATAATTAAGTCTAAGTGGCTCATCTAAAACTATCTTATTCCCATCAATACTAGCAACTCTGGCTATTTGACCCATAGCTCCTTGAGCCCATCCTGTATTCCACTGAGATAAAGTGTACATGATATCTGGATCATTATCCTGCTGAATTTCAACATAAACACCGATTTCAAAATCAGAAGTATCCTTAAGGTACAATTCTCTAGAACCTTTCTCATAGCCACCCTCAAGATTATGCCAAGTCCCTCTACGATATTTGATCACATCAAAAGCATTAGATGAATGATTAATCAGAAGTCTTGTCTTATCTACTCCTTCACCTCGTAACACAACAGAATCATCAATTCTTAGGCTATCATTAATTAAATATTCCCCCTCTGGTATAAAAACTACACCACCATTTTCAAGAGAATCAATAGCTGCACGAAAAGCTGCATAATCATTAGACACTCCATCACCTAAAGCACCAAAATCCATCACATTTGCCTCAATTGCCCTCTCTGGTATTCCTGACTCTAATCCAGGATTCCAAAGTAAATCTCGACCATATAGATCTGCAGCCAATGTTGATGATGAGATAGCAAAAAGCATTACTGTTATTAGAATTGTTATTAGAATTAAATAAAAACTAATTTTACTTTTAGATAAATTAAACAATATTAGCCCTCCTTTTTAACTTTTCTATTATTTACATAATTCTACAGGAATTATAAAATTCCTGTAAGAAAAAGCAAATCCTATGGTCAAAGAAATTCATAAACCATAGGATTGAACTATCTGCTTAATATATAATACTTATGCCTTTATCCATTAAAGTCTCAACCTTATTCATATCTTCTGAAGAATCTTCAAAGTTTAGTAAATTATCCATTATTGACAACATAGATAAATTAGGAAAGTCATTTTCAAGAAGAACTGAAATATCATCAACATTGTTAGCACTAAAACCAAGCCAGTATAGTTTACTTAAATTTTTAAGTGGAGAAATATCAAGAACTTTATTTTTATGAAAAATTAAATGTTCCAATGCCGTAAGTTTAGATAAAGACGAAATTTCTAAGACTTGGTTCTTAGAAAAATCCAATAATTTAAGATTACTAAGCCCAGCCAATGGTGAAATATCAGCTAATTGATTATCATTAATACTTAAAAGACTAAGAGTGTTAAGCTCTGCTAAAGGTGAAAGATCATCAAGCTCATTAGCACTAATATCTAATTCCTCCAATTTGCGAAGAGCAGATATTGGATAAAGATCATTAATATAATTTTCAGCTAAACGAAGATTTTTTAAATTATACAGAAATTGTATTCCTTCCAAAGATCTTATTCCTTTACGCCAGCCATTTAAGATCTCTATCCCTTTCACATCGCTTAGATATATTGGGCCAAAACCTTTATTTATCTCTGATCTAATAAGAAATTCAAGATTTATATCCTCAAATTCTATTACTTTTTCTTGATACATTTCAATTGAATCATTATCAACAATACTTAATGGTTCAGAGCCTGCAATTTTCTGTGACAGCATAGAAATGCTAGTATCTATATAAGATTCTTTACTTATATTGATCTCAAACTCTGTGCCAAGCCCTAGTTTTATATCTTTAAACTTATATAAACCATCCTCACCCAGAGCTTCTGCAGTTTCTATCAAATCATCATAGTTTACTATAGTTAAGATGGCATTGTTTATAGGCAAAGCACTTTCTGAATCCACTAGCTCAACGATAATATCATTCGTATAGACATGCCCTAATATACATCTTCCTAAGATACTAAGATCTAGAGAGTCAAGCAAAGCATCAGCATTAAGATCTGCTGCTTTTAAATAATTTGGATTTAAATCTCTAATTCCTAACAAGTGTCGTGCAAGTAATATATAGTCAAGAGAATCTATTATACCATCACCATTAAGATCTCCTAGTAAGATCTCTTTGGGAATATTAAAAACATCTCGATTGTAATATCGTTCTCTGGCTGGATTACTTCCATTTATTTTATCAGAGCCTGTAAAAGGCCAGTCCATAAGGCCAAAAAACTCAGGCTTAGAGTCAAGATATAAGGATTGAGGTATATCATAATCTTCTATCTCTTCATCCCACTGTATTGATCTCCCTATAAAATTAGCATGTATTAAAAAAACATCATAATCTATTAAATCAGGGTATGTATAATATGTATCCCAATTAATTTTATCGCCAATTTCATTAGCAATAATAATTTGAGGATTGGAAGCCTCTTCTATTGTAAAAAGATTCTTTATACGATTTCTAAAAAACGTATTACCTGGCCCACTTGCTCCCCATTTTTCGCTTATTACAATGTCAGACATTATATTTCCTTCAATAAGATTATTATTAGGATAGTGTCCTAAGAACCATACACTTGGATGACTATAATCATCTATCATATAATTGTAGGCAATAACATTACTATTAGCGCCCAAACGAAGAACTATAGAATTCGTTAGATCTTTAAATATATTATTTTCTATTAAACAATTTGTTGCATGGTAGCCTAATTCAATGCCTACTCCCCGTTCATTAGTATTACCCCAAGTCATTTCAAAACGGCTATCTCTTATCTCTATTCTATATCCAGTATTTATATGTACATGAGCTCTATTACCATAAACACTACGTATATTTCTAATCCATGAATTAGCCACATTTTCAAAGTAAAAAACGTAAGAATCAGATAAATCTCTTCTAATTAGTCCAAAATTTTCGAAACCAAGATACTCGATAAAATCCTGTTTTCTAATCACTGGATTAAATTTACTATCATAATTGAGTCTTAGAGGCTCATCGATACTTATCTTATTGCCATCAACGGCAACAATTCTGGCTATCTGAGCAATTGCCCCTTGTGCCCATTCAGAATCCCAATTTAAACCTGATGGATTGGGATACATAATATCTGGATTGTTATCCTGTTGTATCTCAACATACATACCTACTTCAAAAGCAGAAGCATCCTTAAGGTATAGATCCCTTGACCCTTTTTCGTAATTACTTATAATATCATACCAATCTCCTTTTTGATCACTTACTATCTCAAACCCGTTATTATTATGATCAATTATAAGTTGAGTTTTATTTTCACCTGCTCCTCTTAAGGTAAGAGCTTTATCAAATTTTAGCATATCATTTAAGACATACTCTCCCTCAGGGATAAAAACTACACCACCTTTGCTTACAGAATCAATAGCTGATTGAAAAGCAGCATAATCATTTGTATATCCATCACCTAGCGCTCCAAAATCAAGTACATTAACCTCATCTTCCCTATCTGGAATCCTAGATTCTATTCCTGAATTCCAGTACAAGTCTTGTCCATATAAATCTGCTCCCAATGTTGATAAGGAAATGTAGAAAAGGAAGAGAAATAAGATTGCTATTGAGACTTTTGTATTTGTTATAGGCGAAAGCATACCCAAAAACCCCCTAATTATATATATTCTTTCCATCATATATATAATTCTAGATTTAGAATGAAATACCTGCCAGAAAATGAAATATCCTGCAATAAGCATGTCACTTATTGCAGGATATTTATCCATTAAATTTACTAAATACATACAATTTTTGTTTAAAAGTAATATTGTTTACATACCAAAAGCAGTAAAATTATCATCATATCCAACTACTGTATTAGCATGATTTGGTGCAGGATTTCGATAATTTTGCGATGTCCAAACTCCACTACTAGTTAAATTTTCATATTGATGAGCGTCAATAGAAATGCTTAATAAATACCCCATATCTAACAAATTTTTAATCGACCTTATATCATCCATACTGCGAGCAACTTTTATATAAAAATATGAATCATCATTGCTGGTAGCCGATCTATAAAAAGGGGCTTCTCGAAAAGCTTCCTCACTAGGCCAGGATGTATGATCATGAACATCATAGGGCATTTCCCTCCAGGTTGATACTCCAACATTCTCAATAATTTGTAGCACATCTAGATAAGAAGCGCCTCCATCTACACCATCATTAACTAGATGGTAAGCAAATTGTGGGCTCAATATCATTGTACTATCAAAATTGCTTAGATCCCAACCATGTTCTTGTGCTTTATAGAAGGTTTGAATATAATAAGCCATTGACCAAGCCACACAAGAGTTTTTACTACCCTGGTTCCCTACAGGTGGAAAATGCACAGATTCCGAATGATCAATACTAGTATTAGTGGAAGTATATGCACTAAGAACTTTAGCACTATCTATTTGTCTAAGCATACCACTGTTTACTGCAAGCTCAAGTTGATTCTCTGTTATAGGTTTTAAGCCAGTTCCAAAACCATCCACTGTTTCACTGCCACTATTATCAGTTTGCTCCAGCAAGCTATCAAAATCCTCTATACTAGCTCTCTTGGCAAAATTACTTAAATTCATTCTTGACTGGGCCCTAAAAGAATCTGGCAATGAAGCATTAACCCCATCAACTGATAGAATTATAGTTCCGCCTGAATGTACATAAGATGGAGGCGTTGAAGATTGGTAGATTGTAGGGTTATAAATGTCATGATATATTTCTATTGAAAAATTTTTCACAGTTCCTAGCCTGGAACTTCCATTACTAACTTTCAAGCTTATTGTTTCATTATTAAATGGAAGTAAATCTGTTATATCAAGAACAATTTTGTTATCTGGAAATGGATGATTGCCACCCTTTTGAATATAAGCAGGTTCATTCAGATTATGTTCATCTACAAATCTTTTGTAAATACCATCATAGAAATACTTCTTCCTATTATCAAGTTCAATAGCTATATCCCAGGCTCCTCGGTTTTCACCTTCTATTTCAAAAACAGCTAAAGCTCTTGGTTCATAGCCTACTCTAGATTTAAACAAAAAGAAAACAGTCTCGTTTTGTATAGCAGCATCATAAGTAAGATAGAGGGAGCCATCCTGATTAGGCCCCCAGGATGGTCCCCATGAATTTATCAATTTTAATGCTCCTTTTTCCTCTACTATATCTTGAGCTACTGTAATATCTACTGGCTGGCTAAAGCCACTGGACATACCATTTGCCTTATGAGAACGTACCCAATACCAATATGTATTACCTGGATGAACGTCCATATCTATAAAAAAACTGTCTCTAATAAGAGCTACTTCGTCTTTATACCCTGTTTCGCTATAACTCCTATAAACAGAAAAACCTGCTATATCTTCATTGTAATCATCCCATTCTAAATACACATTGTCATTTATTAAACTAGCTCTTAGATTATATGGAGCTTTTGCTGGCAGTTCATAGTCAATCGATATCTTTAAATCCCCTAGAGAAGAATCTTTATTTATAGTAATAAACAATGTACGGCCAGGTAAAACATAAACTTTTTCTTCAATAATTTTCTTATATTCTCCATTCCTAAAGTTAAATTCTAACTCAAAATCCCAAGCATTAGCTTGAATATTCTTAAACTCAATTAGCTCAAAGTCTGAACTTATATTTTGCACTTCTGTATAGGACGTATTATTTGAGTTTACATTTTCTGTTATCCTAATACTTGCTCTTGATAATTCTGAAGCAAGGTTATAAAAATAAAAGTGTATATCTGCTCTTACCATGCTTAAATTAAGTGGAACATAACTAGTTCTATCTGCTTCAATTTTTACACTATCCCTAGCATAAAATAAGTCATATCTTCTATTATTTATTGTCTCTGTTACTACTACTTCTATTTCCCATACACCAATAGTCAAATTACTAAAGGGTACTAAATCTGTATTAGGAGCAAATTCTTCAATTATAACCTTACTCCCTTTTCTTAATGTAATAGTTATAATATCGGGATTAATTAAATCTACAACTGAAGCCACTTGGGGTTCTGTAAATTCTGGAGGCATATTTAGTTCAAGAACTAAGGACCCTTTTTCTGTTTCCCCTCCAATGCTTTCCTGAATAGTATCACAGCCAGCTATTAATACAGCAAAACCAAGCACTATAATTAAAGTAAACAGGTATTTCTTTTTTATCATCAATTTACTCACCCCTTAATAAGTTTCAATTAATTTCTTTAGATAAGTCTTAGTTTAACTTTTAGTTTAGTTTTATTTTACCATTGGCGATATCTATTTTGTTGCCCCTATAAGATAATTTATTTGACTTGTCATTTAAGATGGACTGGCCGTTTTTACTTTCTATCTTTATTTCATCTTCATTTATTATTACACGATTATCCGAGCTTTTCATCCTAAATTCATCTTCTTCTATCTCAATTACCGCTTCTTCTTCATCATCCTTATTTTTTGACAAGAGATATATCTCCTCATCATTTAAGAGAATAGTATAATTTCCAGGTGTAGTTATTTCTTTATCTTCTGGCTCTTGATTCAACTCCCTATCTTCATCACTTGTACTACTCTTTATTCTTGCATCTTTTTCATTTTTGCCTGCAAAATATAGATCAACTATATCACCTAGTTCTGGAGCGAAATAACTATCTGTGT
This portion of the Halanaerobiaceae bacterium ANBcell28 genome encodes:
- a CDS encoding VanZ family protein, producing the protein MKFKKIFAWLAVILWMGLIFYLSSQAAEESRELSIGITQIIANFFETVFPFLEFDINSFHHFIRKAAHFSAYFVLGVLLINAFRISGISMLNCVLSAISLSVLYAVVDEVHQIYVPGRVGDIRDIMIDSVGAIFGISLYVLILKFKKSKS
- a CDS encoding dockerin type I domain-containing protein — its product is MFNLSKSKISFYLILITILITVMLFAISSSTLAADLYGRDLLWNPGLESGIPERAIEANVMDFGALGDGVSNDYAAFRAAIDSLENGGVVFIPEGEYLINDSLRIDDSVVLRGEGVDKTRLLINHSSNAFDVIKYRRGTWHNLEGGYEKGSRELYLKDTSDFEIGVYVEIQQDNDPDIMYTLSQWNTGWAQGAMGQIARVASIDGNKIVLDEPLRLNYDSQFNPIIRTQGFVEYVGFENFTIERIDTSPTYIFYFKNAANSWVKNVHSKFASKGHVYANTVYRLEVRDSFFDDATNWGSGGHGYGVELGYHTTNSLVENNIFRRLRHSMMVHLGANANVFGYNYSIEPKSDGDWMPSDISLHGHYAYHNLFEGNIVQRVVVSDFWGPSGPNNTIIRNRVESEGISIQDSSNYQNIIANELVQDIIDWDTDNRFPHLIDPDTLLIHGNYVQGEIQWDDNIEDHSLPVSLYHDSKPEFYAAMDWPSTGADILNGSNPARERFLGNDISDKEFMLGDVNGDGLIDSRDITILSRYLLSMLDLDEASQRAADLNGDGMINASDLSLLIRYIQGMIDEFPSTI
- a CDS encoding glycosyl hydrolase family 28-related protein translates to MLSPITNTKVSIAILFLFLFYISLSTLGADLYGQDLYWNSGIESRIPDREDEVNVLDFGALGDGYTNDYAAFQSAIDSVSKGGVVFIPEGEYVLNDMLKFDKALTLRGAGENKTQLIIDHNNNGFEIVSDQKGDWYDIISNYEKGSRDLYLKDASAFEVGMYVEIQQDNNPDIMYPNPSGLNWDSEWAQGAIAQIARIVAVDGNKISIDEPLRLNYDSKFNPVIRKQDFIEYLGFENFGLIRRDLSDSYVFYFENVANSWIRNIRSVYGNRAHVHINTGYRIEIRDSRFEMTWGNTNERGVGIELGYHATNCLIENNIFKDLTNSIVLRLGANSNVIAYNYMIDDYSHPSVWFLGHYPNNNLIEGNIMSDIVISEKWGASGPGNTFFRNRIKNLFTIEEASNPQIIIANEIGDKINWDTYYTYPDLIDYDVFLIHANFIGRSIQWDEEIEDYDIPQSLYLDSKPEFFGLMDWPFTGSDKINGSNPARERYYNRDVFNIPKEILLGDLNGDGIIDSLDYILLARHLLGIRDLNPNYLKAADLNADALLDSLDLSILGRCILGHVYTNDIIVELVDSESALPINNAILTIVNYDDLIETAEALGEDGLYKFKDIKLGLGTEFEINISKESYIDTSISMLSQKIAGSEPLSIVDNDSIEMYQEKVIEFEDINLEFLIRSEINKGFGPIYLSDVKGIEILNGWRKGIRSLEGIQFLYNLKNLRLAENYINDLYPISALRKLEELDISANELDDLSPLAELNTLSLLSINDNQLADISPLAGLSNLKLLDFSKNQVLEISSLSKLTALEHLIFHKNKVLDISPLKNLSKLYWLGFSANNVDDISVLLENDFPNLSMLSIMDNLLNFEDSSEDMNKVETLMDKGISIIY
- a CDS encoding C1 family peptidase; the protein is MIKKKYLFTLIIVLGFAVLIAGCDTIQESIGGETEKGSLVLELNMPPEFTEPQVASVVDLINPDIITITLRKGSKVIIEEFAPNTDLVPFSNLTIGVWEIEVVVTETINNRRYDLFYARDSVKIEADRTSYVPLNLSMVRADIHFYFYNLASELSRASIRITENVNSNNTSYTEVQNISSDFELIEFKNIQANAWDFELEFNFRNGEYKKIIEEKVYVLPGRTLFITINKDSSLGDLKISIDYELPAKAPYNLRASLINDNVYLEWDDYNEDIAGFSVYRSYSETGYKDEVALIRDSFFIDMDVHPGNTYWYWVRSHKANGMSSGFSQPVDITVAQDIVEEKGALKLINSWGPSWGPNQDGSLYLTYDAAIQNETVFFLFKSRVGYEPRALAVFEIEGENRGAWDIAIELDNRKKYFYDGIYKRFVDEHNLNEPAYIQKGGNHPFPDNKIVLDITDLLPFNNETISLKVSNGSSRLGTVKNFSIEIYHDIYNPTIYQSSTPPSYVHSGGTIILSVDGVNASLPDSFRAQSRMNLSNFAKRASIEDFDSLLEQTDNSGSETVDGFGTGLKPITENQLELAVNSGMLRQIDSAKVLSAYTSTNTSIDHSESVHFPPVGNQGSKNSCVAWSMAYYIQTFYKAQEHGWDLSNFDSTMILSPQFAYHLVNDGVDGGASYLDVLQIIENVGVSTWREMPYDVHDHTSWPSEEAFREAPFYRSATSNDDSYFYIKVARSMDDIRSIKNLLDMGYLLSISIDAHQYENLTSSGVWTSQNYRNPAPNHANTVVGYDDNFTAFGM